The Lolium rigidum isolate FL_2022 chromosome 2, APGP_CSIRO_Lrig_0.1, whole genome shotgun sequence genomic interval tgtgtgaactcgtgcattgattcctacatacttgcatattgcacttgttatattactttacattgacaatatccatgagatatacatgttataagttgaaagcaaccgctgaaacttaatcttcctttgtgttgcttcaatacctttactttgatttattgctttatgagttaactcttatgcaagacttattgatgcttgtcttgaaagtactattcatgaaaagtctttgctttatgattcatttgtttactcatgtcattaccattgttttgatcactgcattcattacatatgcttacaatagtatgatcaaggttatgatggcatgtcacaccgtaaattatctttgttatcgtttactcgccggacgagcagaactaagcttggggatgccgatacgtctccgacgtatcgataatttcttatgttccatgccacattattgatgatatctacatgttttatacacattatatgtcattattatgcgtttccgaactaacctattgacgagatgccgaagggccgcttctcgttttctgtcgtttttggtttcggaaatcctagtaaggaaatattctcggaatcggacgaaatcaacgcccagcatcctatttttccacgaagcttccagaacacccgagagtcgccagaggggggccacaggcccaccagatgataggctggcgcggcccaggccttggccgcgccgccctactgtgacaccacctcgtcgaccctccgactccgcctcttcgcctatttaaaggtccctgacctaaaacctcgatacgaaaaagccacggtacgagaaaccttccagagccgccgccatcgcgaagccaagatctgggggacaggagtctctgttccggcacgccgccgggacggggaagtgcccctggaaggcttctccatcgacaccaccgccatcttcatcaacgctgctgtctcccatgaggagggagtagttctccatcgaggctcggggctgtaccggtagctatgtggttcatctctctcctatgtacttcaatacaataatctcatgagctgccttacatgattgagattcatatgatgatgcttgtaatctagatgtcattatgctagtcaagtggattttacttatgtgatctccgtgagactccttgtcccacgtgtgtaaaggtgacagtagtgtgcaccgtgtgggtctcttaggctatatttcacgtaatacttattcaccgttatgaatggcatagtgaagtgcttatttatatctctttatgattgcaatgtgttttgtatcacaatttatctgtgtgctactctagtgatgttattaaagtagtttattcctcccgcacggtgtaatggtgacaagtgtgtgcatcgtgtagtacttggcgtaggctatgattgtgatctcttgtagattatgaagttaactattgctatgatagtattgatgtgatctattcctcctttcgtagtgtgaaggtgacaaaggtgcatgctatgttagtacttggtttggttatgttgatccgtcatgcactctaaggttacttaaatatgaacattgaatattgtggagcttgttaactccggcattgagggttcgtgtaattctacacagttagtggtgttcatcatccaacaagagggtgtagagtctagcatctatctatttattctgttatgtgatcaatgttgagagtgtccactagtgaaagtatgatccctaggccttgttcctaaatatcgctatcgctgcttgtttactgtttctaccgcatgtttacttcccgcaatattactaccatcaactcgcacgccggcaagcacttttccgggcgccgtactaccgctcatattcattcataccacttgtatttcactatctcttcgccgaactagtgcacctattaggtgtgttggggacacaagagacttcttgctttgtggttgcagtggttgcatgagagggatatctttgacctcttcctccctgagttcgataaaccttgggtgatccacttaagggaaacttgctgctgttctacaaacctctgctcttggaggcccaacactgtctacaagaatagaagcacccgtagacatcagtgtttCATCAAGGCCTAGGGCTCTGTTAACATTCATAGAGAAAAGTGAGTTTTTACTTCCTCAACCGGAAAAGGTCTATTCGAATGCTCATTATCATCCTAAATTTCATTCGCATTGTATAAAGAAGGAAAAATATTGAACAAGTTACAAGGATAAGGATTAAATAGATCCTTAAGATGGAGCATGCTTTAACAAAGTTTTCAATCCCCTCGGTAAAACCCCTTGATCATCTATGAATGCGTTGTATTCTTACATTTCCCGCCATTAGCAATCTATTTAAATAGGAAGTATTTTGGTCTCCTTGCAATAGCCACCACCTTCCATGTGATGTCTGATGCGAGTAATCTTCCTCCTCAAAATTTGAATTATACAACTCCACTTTAATAGTATTTTTTACTCAAAAATCACGTGGCAATAAATCTGTACTTTCCGAAAACTCTCCAAGGATTCAAGTTCACATTGCAACTCATCtttatttttcttcatttttAAACCAATTGGACCCCATCCTTAAAAATAGTTCTTAAATCTCTTATCTTGATATTGATAATATCAATAGACTCACCTAATAGCCACATATCCCCCAACCTCATCCATTTTGGGCATGAAGTCCTCATGTTTCAACCAAAAAGTGTCAAATTTAAAACCTCTTTGCTTCTTAGGCAAAGAATTTCACTGAGCAGCTGTACGAGGCGAGAAAACCCTATTTCCCGCCCATTAATGGGGCTTAATACGCTTCGCCCGTGCACTGAtataaatgggtcggcccaagtAACTCGTGCCTGACACTTTTTCTTTTTCGGCTGCCATTCCGGTCAACTTTTGTCTGGTTTTAACGGATTTTCTCGGTTTCAGTtggtttctttggttttcttcaggGTTCGCGGTTTTtctgttttgtgtttttttgtctttttctcACTTCTCATTTCCGTttcttttaaaaaattgaaatttgaccatttttttttatttccgaaCCTTTTTTAATTGAatatttttgaatatttttttttaatttaattcttattcaaatttaaaatttaccTAGTTTCAAATTTTCTCGGAATctgaatttgttcaaattcaaaatccGAAcaaatttttatttcagaattttttttaattgaacatattttaaatttgaaatttttgttcaaattcaattTTTCTCAAATTCTAAATTTGTTCGGATCCGAATTTGGTCAAATTAATTTTTCATTCAAGTTCGGATTTTGTTCATATTCAAAATTTGCCGAGGGGtccaatttgttcaaattcatttTTTGCTCAAGTTCGAAAAGCTAACTTGCGGATACAGTGGTTGGAACTCTAGTCTTTGGTATGGTGCGGCAAAGCAAAAACCATTGGGCTAGCAATCGGATCCGTAATAAACTAGAGAAAAATGTTACTATTAACATAATATGAAatgagttattgggccggcccaagaactaTGGAGCATGCGTGTGTGCCCTACAAACGTGCGCCAACAAGCGGTGAGTAGGGGCGCAGATCAACTATCACCCCTTAGCGATGGTTTATAACCATCACTAAGGGGAACCCgttaatgggcctggcccattagttCGAAAATTGAAATTTTCTCATATTCGAAAATTGCTTagatttcaaatttaccgagattcgaaatttgcttagatttaaaAATAGCCTAGATTCGAAATTTGCTAAGATTTGAACTTTGCTAAAATTACTTtgaaaatttgttcgaatttgaaattttcttaactttaaattttgcaccactttaaaatttgttaaaaaagaaaaaaacaaaaaaaaaacaaaaaaaatcgaagaaaaaccGAAAGAAAACCGAAACCCAAAAAACCCAGGAAAAAACTTGACGAAAATCGGAAAAACCAAGGCCTACGGACTCCCTCAGTAtgttaatgggccgcggcccaaaacTCCCCACGGTGAAACCACGCGGCGATGGTTGGTAACCATCAACAGCGGATGATGAAAAGGAATTCCCGAGTAGGGGGTCCCGActggcaaatcctatacaccgaccgtgTCGGTGCCTACCGAGCACCGCACACCCTGGCTCGGGTATTGGGCCTTGCCTATTTtcacctttttctttttttcgttttcgtttttgttttctatttatgtttatgttttattttattttcttttttctgttttcttttttctttccttttcttttctgtttgtttttatttttgttcaaaattgaaaaagtttagatttgaaaagttcaaatttaaaatagttcaaattcgaaaacgttcaaatttgaaaagtgttTAAAACGAGAATTGTTCAAAGCTAAAAATTGTTCGTATCCGAAAAATATTCAtaattgaaaaatgttcaaatttaaaatatgttcacttccaaaaatgttcaaatgttggaaaatttgaatttttgaaaaaaaaattcaatcTAAAAAtggtcaaattttgaaaaatgttcaatctaaaaaaatcaaaatttgaaaaacaatattcaaacataaaaaagttcaaatccaaaaattgttcaaaatccaaataatgtttaaattcgaaaaatgttcaaatccgaaaattgttcaaattcggaaattgttcatataaaaaagaaaaactcGAAAATAATGTGTTCCAATTTTTCAAAAATATACAAATTTAAAATCttcatattttggaaaatttATATTATAAAAAATTTGTTTTTCCGAAAAAGTTTCACATTGGCATTTTAATTttttataaaagaaaagaaaagaaacagcagaaaaggagaaaaacagGAAATAAACAAAAATAAGCGTGGCTGGGCCGGCTCAACAGGCACGGAGGGGGGGGTGCGGCACCTGGTGTGTACCAACCAGGGTGGTGTATAGTACCTCCCTCCCGACGGGGTAGTGCTTTACGCCCATTCTGAGCGACTGGGCTGCCTCCTGCAGTTTAGATAGGCCGTCAGGAAGTGAAAGCCTGCTGATAATCAGTATGAGAACCCAATACACCTGCGTCCAGCCTCTCCCAAATATTTTGGGCCGCCAGCCTAATCCAGCGCGACAGCACGTCATCCACCCGTTCCTCTTCCGCATCGAACGTAACGAACCACCAACCAACCAAAATCTGTATCACGTCTGTCTGCACCCGGGCCGTCCGTCCGTTCCATCCAAAACCCAAACCCCAACGCTCTCCCCAAGGCCGAGCAGAACAGATAGCATTACCTCGAACacatcgccgccgccttctcctccctcGATCCATGGCCACCGCCTCGCTCTCCACcctctcctccgcggcggccgccggcgccggcaggCGCTTCGTGCTCTCCTCCCCGTCGCTCTCCTTCGCCtcccgccgcctcgccgccccgTCCTAccacctccgcgccgccgccgctccggggGCGAGGAGGTTCGCCGCGTCCGCGGCCTCGGCCGCCCCGGTCGTGGCCACCATCGCGGTCGGCGACAAGCTCCCCGACGCCACGCTCTCCTTCTTCGACCCGGCCGACGGCGAGCTGAAGACGGTGACGGTGGACGAGCTGACGGCGGGGAAGAAGGCCGTGCTCTTCGCCGTCCCCGGCGCCTTCACCCCGACCTGCTCCCAGAAGCACCTCCCCGGGTTCGTCGAGAAGGCCGGCGAGCTCCGCGCCAAGGGCGTCGACACCGTGGCCTGCGTGTCCGTGAACGACGCCTTCGTCATGAAGGCGTGGAAGGAGAGCCTCGGCCTCGGCGACGACGTGCTGCTCCTCTCCGACGGCAACCTCGAGCTCACCCGCGCGCTCGGCGTCGAGATGGACCTCTCCGACAAGCCCATGGGCCTCGGCGTCCGCTCCCGCCGCTACGCGCTCCTCGCCGACGACGGCGTCGTCAAGGTGCTCAACCTCGAGGAGGGCGGCGCATTCACCACCAGCAGCGCAGAGGACATGCTCAACGCCCTCTGAGCGGTTCCTGATGGAGCACCTTCTTCTGCTCTGAAACAACGTCTTGTCTAGCAGTGAGTAATAATTCCATGAACTCTGGCTCGTGGTGTGACTGTCCTTCGATGCGTCGCCGTCGTATAGAGGATTTCCTTTTTGGTGAACTGTGCGTGCTGTcgatgtgttcgatgaaatggtagACCAAAATTTTCCAGAGCGTCGCGTACGAATCACTATTGCCAGGCTTGTTTGATAATTTTATTGGTTTTTTACCCATAGAATTCTTTCCTACTGAAGTTATTTGATTCAAATAATTGAACCCATCAAAATTTCTGTAGTTTCCTTTCGTACACTATAATCCCATAGAATTTATAACAATTAGTTAGACCTCTAGGAAAATTTCTATGTCTCTATGACAACTAACACACGCACTCAATCTCTACTGAATTTCTTGCATTTTTCATGTGGGCAATCAAACAATTCATACAATTGATTCTTGCATTTTTCATTCCTGTAGGATACCATGTGGCATGACATACTACGTTTTTTCATAATCCTTTGCTTTTAAACTCCTTTGAATCAAACGGGTCCAAAAGTCTGAAAAATCACTGAAAGACTTCTTTGATTTGGAGGAAATGTGGAGGAAAAGTAGAGGTTTGGAAAATTTTCCTAAGATGTTAATGTtcactcctttgattcatagaaatGGTGGAAAGAAAAATCAAAGGAACAATTCCTTTGGATCTCAGTTTCAAGGCAaatcttataagaaataaaaaatCCACTCAAATCTTATTCTTCGATTTCTATGCACAAGGGTATACACCTGCTAAATGTGGAGGAAAGTAGAGGTTTGAATTTTTTTCCTAAGATGCTAATGTtcactcctttgattcatagaaatGGTGGAAAGAAAAATCGAAGGAACAATTCCTTTGGATCTCAGTTTCAAGGCAaatcttataagaaataaaaattCACTCAAATCTTATTCTTCGATTTCTATGCAAGGAACGAGGACAGGTTTACACCTGCTATCCTTTCCTATTTCCATCTCTATCCTATTTCTTTGATTTCAGTATCCTGTAGATCAAAGAAGGCCAAAATGTTTTCCAACCCTTCCATGCATATGATGTTGGTGCGTAAATGCATCTAGATCAGCTCGGATGAGAAGAATATAATTTTTTGGCAAAAGAGACCACTTTGtccaattcattgacaaaaaggaccacccgtGAATGCAAATGATAAAAAGGACCACCTCGGTTGTGGTGGCAGCGCCCCTGGCGACACGTGGAGCATGCCGCCGCAGAGAGATAGGAGGCAGGAGCCTGCCGTCCCACGCTGTGGCGGCACGTTAGCGAAGCAGCTTCGCCGTCAACCGGCGTCGGTAGTTGCGGGCCATGGCGCCCCACCAAGCGGCGGCAGGCTTACGTGGACATGCCGTCCCATACCGTGGTGGAAGGCCGGCGAGCTCCGCGCCAAGGGCGTCGATACCGTGGCGTGCGTGTCGGTGAACGACGCCTTCGTCGTGAAGGCGCGGAAGGAGAGCCTCGGCCTCGGCGACGACGTGCTGCTGCTCTCCGACGGCAACCTCGAGCTCACCCGCGCGCTCGGCGTCGAGATGGACCTCTCCGACAAGCCCATGGGCCTCGGCGTGCGCTCCCGCCGCCACGCGCTCCTCGCGGACGACGGCGTCGTCAAGGTGCTCAACCTCGAGGAGGGCGGCGCCTTCACCACCAGCAGCGCAGAGGACATGCTCAACGCCCTCTGAGCGGTTCCTGAGGGAGCACCTTCTTCTGCTCTTAAACAGCGTCTTATTTAGCAGTGAGTAATAATTCCGCGAACTGTGGCTTGTGTGACTGTCTGTCCTTCGATGCGTCGCCGTCGTATAGaggatttttcttttgttgaactGTGAGTGCTGTcgatgtgttcgatgaaatgatagACCAAAATTTTCCAGAGCGTCGCGTACGAATCACAATTGCCAGGCTTGTTTGATAATTTTATTGGTTTTTTACCCATAGAATTCTTTCCTATTGAAGttatttgattcaaatagttgaaCCCATCAAAATTTCTGTAGGTTCCTTTCGTACACTATAATCCCATAGAATTTATAACAATTAGTTAGACCTCTAGGAAAATTTCTATGTCTCTATGAAAACTAACACACCCACTCAATATCTACTGAATTTGTTGCATTTTTCATGTGGGCAATCAAACAATTCCTACAATTGATTCTTGCATTTTTCATTCCTGTAGGATACCATGTGGCATGACATACTACGTTTTTTCATAATCCTATGCTTTTAAACTCCTTTGAATCAAACGGGTCCAAAAGTCTGAAAATTTACTGGAAGACTTCTTTGATTTGGAGGAAATGTGGAGGAAAGTAGAGGTTTGGAAAATTTTCCTAAGATGCTAACGTTCACTCCTTTGATTCACAGAAATGGTGGAAAGAAAAATCGAAGGAACAATTCCTTTGGATCTCAGTTTCAAGACAaatcttataagaaataaaaatcTACTCAAATTTTATTCTTCGATTTCTATGCACAAGGAACGAGGACAGGTTTACACCTGCCATCCTTTCCTATTTCCATCTCTATCCTATCTATTTCTTTGATTTCAGTATCCTGTAAATCAGAGAAGGCCAAAATGTTTTCCAACCCTTCCACGCATATGAAGTTGGTGCGTAAATCTTGATCAGCTCGGATGAGAAGAATATAATTTTTGGCAAAATAGACCACCTGTCAAATTCATTGATAAAAAGAACCACCCATGAGTGCAAATGACAAAAAAAACCACCTCGGTTGTGGCGGCAGTGCCCCCTGATGACACGTGGAGCATGTCACCGGAGAGACGGGTGGCAGGAGCCTGCCGTCCCACGCTATGGCGGCACGTTAGCGAAGCAGCTTCCCTGTCAACCCGCGTCGGTATTTGCGGGCCATGGCACCCCACCAAGCGGCAGCAGGCTTACGTGGACATGTCGCCCCACACCGTGGTGGCAGGCCCCGCCATCCGACACGCGCGCAAACGCACTTGTAAGCGTTCCCGCTCGATGACGCCGAATTTGTTGATCGGCCCGACCAGGCACTGATTTCCATGCGACGATGCGACGTGAGATTGAGTGCTTTGTTTGAGATTTTCGCTCGATTTTGGTTTGTGGTGAAAGCAATACAAATAAGTGACCACCGAAAGCAGCTTATTTGTATAGGAGTTTGTGCTGATACAACAAATAGAGCACCCACAAGCTAGAGCTtgactctggtggttaggtcccttctggtggaaccagcccacccggAGTTCAAGCTCCTAGAtttgacatgggtgtttgcatttaccttgatttatttcaggatttaaccggcgctatgctttcagggTAGGTGaggacgtgcccgtcaacagcaggcgctagtggtgacttcgtcaacctcaagatatgtcggctcggtccctcggaggtgctcataggggtagggagtgcgtgcgtgcgttcataggggtgtttgtacgtgcgtgtttgtgagccgcCCTGCGGTTGTacttgtgttctcaaaaaaaaaaaaagcacccaCAAGCTATGGTAATTTTTTGGTACTGTACATGCTAATTGAAGGATATATAATCCATACTAATTGAAGGCTATATAATCCATACTTACCCGCATACAACCAAAACAGCAGGATCAGAGTTTGCCTCTGCGCTCTCTCTTTCCTTCGCAAAATATTCGAGTGagtatgagtgtgccttgctcggaccaaaattttaggccgatgaaggggaagaatgcaagcttgccaCCGGGTGAGAGCAAAGAGGTGTTGGTGCAGTaccttgcgaaggtgaaggaggtggtggaTTTTCCTGATAAGTTGGACATAAAATATTTCATTGTGCACGCACTCACGCATCATGACCCACCCACACAAacaagttcatcgtcctcgagGCCTACGGTATGTTCTAACAACAAGATTAAAGGCATattagtatgtcattatttttcgTTTATTAACCATCTTAtttgtgttgcagtctccccGCCTCTTTGCAAGAGGTTTCACCGGATAGACAAGTAACAACCGGATTGGGCACACCGTTGGGTGGAGGAAAAACAACGGCATGTATGGGCAAGGTTCCATGAGGAGGAGCGTTGGGAAAAGGTTGTTGCTAatgataaaatagagagagacagTACAAAAATTAAGGGCGCAGCAAGCTGGAAATCGTGAGGTGAATCNNNNNNNNNNNNNNNNNNNNNNNNNNNNNNNNNNNNNNNNNNNNNNNNNNNNNNNNNNNNNNNNNNNNNNNNNNNNNNNNNNNNNNNNNNNNNNNNNNNNcgttgaggaatcctcttccttgaatgataaggttgatgctattatgtctatgcttgtgaatgataggactaatattgatcctaataatgttccattagcttcatt includes:
- the LOC124686680 gene encoding peroxiredoxin-2E-2, chloroplastic-like, translated to MATASLSTLSSAAAAGAGRRFVLSSPSLSFASRRLAAPSYHLRAAAAPGARRFAASAASAAPVVATIAVGDKLPDATLSFFDPADGELKTVTVDELTAGKKAVLFAVPGAFTPTCSQKHLPGFVEKAGELRAKGVDTVACVSVNDAFVMKAWKESLGLGDDVLLLSDGNLELTRALGVEMDLSDKPMGLGVRSRRYALLADDGVVKVLNLEEGGAFTTSSAEDMLNAL
- the LOC124689860 gene encoding peroxiredoxin-2E-2, chloroplastic-like; amino-acid sequence: MPPQRDRRQEPAVPRCGGTLAKQLRRQPASVVAGHGAPPSGGRLTWTCRPIPWWKAGELRAKGVDTVACVSVNDAFVVKARKESLGLGDDVLLLSDGNLELTRALGVEMDLSDKPMGLGVRSRRHALLADDGVVKVLNLEEGGAFTTSSAEDMLNAL